The Candidatus Bathyarchaeota archaeon genome has a segment encoding these proteins:
- a CDS encoding PKD domain-containing protein produces the protein MARLAFGVAMLVVIFLIVPCYVLSVYAQEPTLVEILNYLGFTSVTETTVETFPAGTFNVTLYAEFAGLCDVNELSYYEVGTDVFNVIFTGPEGSSGYVSPPISKMFTADYEFGLSVLSPEYRYFTEISRNPDLEQHAKVYRNLDDPYMFLIGYENLFGAGDRDYNDLVFSLRYEVLPISVSISPMTTRIKIGESVAFTSAVSGGIPEYSYQWCLNGSAVLGATASTWTFAPDMEGFYTVYLDVVDSFGSAGQSDEASVTVRPRLLVSIFPLSASIWVGESVEFTSMVSGGYIPYSYQWYVGGNPVSGATSNTWVFIPTVNGTYYVYLEVTDGNENVVQSEMAIVKASIPFGGYSVS, from the coding sequence ATGGCGAGGTTAGCTTTCGGTGTAGCTATGCTTGTTGTTATCTTTCTAATTGTTCCTTGTTATGTCCTTTCTGTATATGCTCAGGAACCAACCTTGGTAGAAATTTTAAATTATCTAGGCTTCACGAGTGTGACTGAAACGACTGTTGAAACGTTTCCGGCGGGAACATTTAATGTTACATTGTACGCTGAGTTTGCTGGTTTATGTGATGTGAATGAGCTTAGCTATTATGAGGTTGGTACTGATGTATTTAATGTGATTTTTACTGGTCCAGAAGGCAGTTCTGGCTATGTTTCTCCCCCGATATCTAAAATGTTTACGGCTGATTACGAGTTTGGTCTTTCTGTGCTTAGTCCAGAATATAGGTATTTCACTGAAATTTCTAGGAATCCTGATTTAGAGCAGCATGCTAAGGTTTACAGGAATTTGGATGATCCCTACATGTTCCTGATTGGTTATGAGAACTTGTTTGGGGCAGGAGACAGGGATTACAACGATTTGGTTTTTTCTCTGCGATATGAAGTTTTACCTATCTCAGTTTCGATAAGCCCGATGACGACGAGGATTAAGATTGGAGAATCCGTAGCCTTCACGTCAGCAGTCTCTGGAGGCATACCTGAATACTCTTATCAATGGTGTCTTAACGGCTCGGCGGTTCTTGGTGCAACGGCTTCGACGTGGACTTTTGCGCCTGATATGGAGGGATTCTACACTGTTTATCTGGATGTTGTGGACAGTTTTGGAAGCGCTGGGCAGTCGGATGAAGCTTCGGTAACTGTTCGTCCTCGACTTTTAGTTTCGATTTTTCCTTTGTCAGCCTCGATATGGGTCGGGGAGTCGGTTGAGTTCACATCAATGGTTTCGGGAGGATATATACCATACAGCTATCAATGGTATGTGGGTGGCAATCCGGTTTCTGGGGCTACGTCGAATACTTGGGTTTTTATTCCAACCGTGAATGGAACATACTACGTGTACTTGGAGGTTACAGATGGCAATGAAAATGTTGTACAATCAGAAATGGCAATTGTCAAAGCTAGCATTCCCTTTGGAGGTTACTCGGTTTCA
- a CDS encoding DUF1616 domain-containing protein produces the protein MSLEEHRVVFMVVTGVLVLLVASPALSRLLVLPRTEFFTELWILDSNHVAEDYPFNVTRNRNCSVFLGVGNRLGYCAYYLVEVKFRNQSQSAPTSFGPVGNRTPSSLPALFNITAFVEDEGVWEIPLTFSFNYGLNGVLSQVEFYNMVLNDVVFDMGSQRIAWNSTNSEFRGYLFFELWIYNATSSGFQYHERFVNLRLNMTG, from the coding sequence GTGAGTTTGGAGGAGCACAGGGTTGTTTTTATGGTTGTTACGGGTGTTTTGGTTTTGCTTGTGGCTTCGCCTGCGCTTAGTAGGTTGTTGGTTCTTCCGCGGACTGAGTTTTTTACTGAGCTTTGGATTCTAGATTCGAATCATGTGGCTGAGGATTATCCGTTTAACGTTACGCGTAATCGTAATTGTAGCGTGTTTTTGGGAGTTGGGAATCGTTTGGGGTATTGTGCTTATTATTTGGTTGAGGTGAAGTTTCGCAATCAGTCACAGTCGGCTCCGACAAGTTTTGGGCCAGTTGGTAATCGTACTCCGAGCAGTTTGCCGGCGCTTTTCAACATTACTGCTTTTGTTGAGGATGAAGGTGTTTGGGAGATTCCCTTGACTTTTTCTTTTAACTACGGGCTTAACGGAGTGCTTTCGCAGGTTGAGTTTTACAATATGGTGTTAAACGATGTTGTGTTCGATATGGGAAGCCAGAGGATAGCGTGGAATTCGACGAATAGTGAGTTTCGTGGTTATTTGTTTTTTGAGCTTTGGATTTATAATGCGACTTCAAGTGGCTTTCAGTATCATGAGCGTTTTGTTAATTTACGGCTTAACATGACTGGTTAA
- a CDS encoding winged helix-turn-helix domain-containing protein: MAKYRNRLQIIAEILEIVRGGAKKTHIMYKANLSYKLLCRYLDEVLGSGLVRVDREDDCYVVAPKGERFLERFAAYRKLREHVKDELSEIDREKSLLEQTYTNSQAGNPSRKKRLARNS, from the coding sequence TTGGCGAAGTATAGGAATAGGCTTCAGATTATAGCTGAGATTCTAGAGATTGTTAGGGGTGGTGCTAAGAAGACGCATATTATGTATAAGGCTAATCTTAGCTACAAGTTGTTGTGCCGGTATCTTGATGAGGTTCTTGGGTCTGGGCTGGTGCGTGTTGATCGTGAGGATGATTGTTATGTGGTTGCTCCGAAGGGGGAGAGGTTTTTGGAGAGGTTTGCTGCTTATCGGAAGCTTCGTGAGCATGTGAAGGATGAGTTGAGTGAGATTGATAGAGAGAAAAGCTTGCTTGAGCAAACGTATACGAATTCGCAAGCGGGTAATCCTAGCCGAAAAAAGAGGTTAGCAAGAAATAGTTAG